The Nocardioides campestrisoli genome includes a window with the following:
- a CDS encoding DUF3052 domain-containing protein, with product MGFKPGLVVQELGWDQDTDDDLRIAIEDCIDADMVDGDYGNVVDAVVLWWRDDDGDLADGLVDAKADVVGGGAIWLLTPKVGRPNSVDAADIAEAAPIAGLVQTTTAAVSKDWQATRLVAPKTPA from the coding sequence ATGGGCTTCAAGCCCGGTCTCGTCGTGCAGGAGCTCGGCTGGGACCAGGACACTGACGACGACCTGCGGATCGCGATCGAGGACTGCATCGACGCCGACATGGTCGACGGCGACTACGGCAACGTGGTCGACGCCGTCGTGCTGTGGTGGCGCGACGACGACGGCGACCTGGCCGACGGCCTGGTGGACGCCAAGGCCGACGTCGTCGGCGGTGGTGCCATCTGGCTCCTGACTCCGAAGGTGGGACGACCCAACAGTGTCGATGCCGCCGACATCGCCGAGGCTGCGCCGATCGCGGGCCTGGTCCAGACCACCACGGCAGCCGTCAGCAAGGACTGGCAGGCTACCCGCCTGGTCGCGCCCAAGACCCCCGCCTGA
- the aceE gene encoding pyruvate dehydrogenase (acetyl-transferring), homodimeric type has translation MNDQQLDRPQTPPVIHEGLPTQLPDIDPEETQEWLASFDAMVGDRGRDRARYVMLRLLERAREQAVGVPALRSTDYINTIPPEREPWFPGDEQIERRIRAFIRWNAAVMVSSANRKGLEVGGHIATYQSAASLYEVGFNHFFRGKDHPGGGDQVYIQGHASPGIYARAFLEGRLSEEQLQRFRQEVQHGKGAGLPSYPHPRLMPDFWEFPTVSMGLTGINSIYQARFNRYLHNRGIKDTSDQRVWAFMGDGEMAEPESLGAIRVAAREELDNLTWVINCNLQQLDGPVTGNGKIIQELESNFRGAGWNVIKVVWGREWDSLLGADVDGVLVNRMNNTPDGQFQTYHAEGGAYIRDHFFGSDPRLRQMVEHMSDDQILKLARGGHDYRKVYAAFDSASKHAGQPTVILAKTIKGWTLDSLESKNASHQMKKLTPADLKKYRDRLYLPISDRELEESYERTGGAPFFHPGKDSPEIQYMLERRRELGGSLPRRVDRSKPLSLPGDEAYAELKQGSGKNQVATTMALVRLLRDWMKHPGIGERIVPIAPDEYRTFGMDSMFPSAKVYNPGGQQYESVDRKLLLSYKESKQGQMLHEGISEAGAVASATAAGSAYATHGEQMIPFYIFYSMFGFQRTGDSIWAMADQMARGFLIGATAGRTTLTGEGLQHADGHSPLLASTNPAVVHYDPAYAYELGHIMRSGLERMYGSQPENVIFYLTVYNEPVVQPAEPQDVDVEGILRGLHRVETAEGEGPRVQLMGSGISLPWVEEAARLLREEWGVQADRWSVTSWNELARDGVAAEEWNLLHPGEDRRTPYVTDKLREAAGPVVAVSDFMRAVPLQIARWVPADYRVLGADGFGFADTRPAARRFFHIDAQSIVVQALQALADAGEVPVEKVVEAKDRYRIDDPTAVSGIAQEGGDA, from the coding sequence GTGAATGACCAGCAACTGGACCGACCGCAGACCCCGCCCGTCATCCACGAGGGGCTCCCCACCCAGCTCCCGGACATCGATCCGGAGGAGACGCAGGAGTGGCTCGCCAGCTTCGACGCCATGGTGGGGGACCGCGGCCGCGACCGGGCCCGCTACGTGATGCTCCGCCTGCTCGAGCGGGCGCGCGAGCAGGCAGTCGGCGTCCCCGCCCTCCGCTCCACCGACTACATCAACACCATCCCGCCCGAGCGTGAGCCCTGGTTCCCCGGCGACGAGCAGATCGAGCGGCGGATCCGCGCCTTCATCCGCTGGAACGCCGCGGTGATGGTCTCCAGCGCCAACCGCAAGGGCCTCGAGGTCGGCGGGCACATCGCCACCTACCAGTCCGCGGCCAGCCTCTACGAGGTCGGCTTCAACCACTTCTTCCGCGGCAAGGACCACCCCGGCGGTGGCGACCAGGTCTACATCCAGGGCCACGCCTCCCCCGGCATCTACGCCCGCGCGTTCCTGGAGGGCCGGCTGAGCGAGGAGCAGCTCCAGCGGTTCCGCCAGGAGGTCCAGCACGGCAAGGGGGCCGGGCTCCCGTCGTACCCGCACCCCCGGCTGATGCCCGACTTCTGGGAGTTCCCCACCGTCTCGATGGGCCTGACCGGCATCAACTCCATCTACCAGGCCCGCTTCAACCGCTACCTGCACAACCGCGGGATCAAGGACACCAGCGACCAGCGCGTCTGGGCGTTCATGGGCGACGGCGAGATGGCCGAGCCCGAGTCGCTCGGGGCGATCCGCGTGGCGGCCCGTGAGGAGCTGGACAACCTCACCTGGGTCATCAACTGCAACCTCCAGCAGCTCGACGGCCCGGTGACCGGCAACGGCAAGATCATCCAGGAGCTCGAGTCCAACTTCCGCGGCGCCGGATGGAACGTGATCAAGGTGGTCTGGGGCCGCGAGTGGGACTCGCTGCTCGGCGCGGACGTCGACGGCGTCCTGGTCAACCGGATGAACAACACCCCCGACGGCCAGTTCCAGACCTACCACGCCGAGGGCGGCGCCTACATCCGCGACCACTTCTTCGGATCCGACCCCAGGCTCCGCCAGATGGTGGAGCACATGAGCGACGACCAGATCCTCAAGCTCGCCCGCGGCGGTCACGACTACCGCAAGGTGTACGCCGCCTTCGACTCCGCGAGCAAGCACGCCGGTCAGCCGACGGTGATCCTGGCCAAGACGATCAAGGGCTGGACGCTGGACTCGCTGGAGAGCAAGAACGCCTCCCACCAGATGAAGAAGCTGACCCCGGCGGACCTCAAGAAGTACCGCGACCGCCTCTACCTGCCGATCAGCGACCGCGAGCTCGAGGAGTCCTACGAGCGCACCGGCGGCGCCCCCTTCTTCCACCCGGGCAAGGACTCCCCCGAGATCCAGTACATGCTGGAGCGGCGCCGCGAGCTGGGCGGGTCGCTGCCCCGTCGCGTCGACCGGTCCAAGCCCCTCTCGCTGCCCGGCGACGAGGCCTACGCGGAGCTCAAGCAGGGCTCGGGGAAGAACCAGGTCGCCACCACGATGGCCCTGGTCCGCCTGCTGCGTGACTGGATGAAGCACCCCGGCATCGGCGAGCGGATCGTGCCGATCGCGCCCGACGAGTACCGGACCTTCGGCATGGACTCGATGTTCCCCAGCGCCAAGGTCTACAACCCCGGGGGCCAGCAGTACGAGTCGGTCGACCGCAAGCTGCTGCTCTCCTACAAGGAGTCCAAGCAGGGCCAGATGCTGCACGAGGGCATCTCCGAGGCAGGCGCCGTCGCCTCGGCCACGGCCGCGGGGTCGGCGTACGCCACCCACGGCGAGCAGATGATCCCGTTCTACATCTTCTACTCGATGTTCGGCTTCCAGCGGACCGGCGACTCCATCTGGGCGATGGCCGACCAGATGGCCCGCGGGTTCCTCATCGGCGCCACGGCAGGACGCACCACCCTGACGGGCGAGGGCCTCCAGCACGCGGACGGCCACTCGCCGCTGCTGGCCAGCACCAACCCGGCGGTCGTGCACTACGACCCGGCGTACGCCTACGAGCTCGGCCACATCATGCGCTCCGGCCTGGAGCGGATGTACGGGTCGCAGCCCGAGAACGTCATCTTCTACCTGACCGTCTACAACGAGCCGGTCGTGCAGCCGGCGGAGCCGCAGGACGTCGACGTGGAGGGGATCCTCCGTGGCCTGCACCGCGTGGAGACCGCCGAGGGCGAGGGGCCGCGGGTCCAGCTCATGGGCTCCGGCATCTCCCTGCCCTGGGTCGAGGAGGCCGCCAGGCTGCTGCGCGAGGAGTGGGGCGTGCAGGCAGACCGCTGGTCCGTCACCTCGTGGAACGAGCTGGCCCGCGACGGGGTCGCGGCGGAGGAGTGGAACCTGCTCCACCCCGGAGAGGACCGCCGCACCCCCTACGTGACCGACAAGCTCCGCGAGGCTGCCGGCCCGGTGGTCGCCGTCTCGGACTTCATGCGTGCGGTCCCTCTGCAGATCGCCCGCTGGGTGCCTGCCGACTACCGGGT